The sequence GcttatttgctgaatgaatgaatgacatgtATGTATGTTTAAGGCATTTTATTTCTACACCATCTTGTGGCCATTCCTAGAAATGGCACTTTTCCAAAAACCCTCAAATCCTATGAAATAAGGAATAGTTCCAGTTTCTTCTAGATTTTGCCTTGTTCTAAACTGTCCAAAAAACTCATAAAGAAGGATGATACATCTTCCTGATTAAACAACTTGGAATAGCtaaattttaaatactgaaattCAAGAACAATGAAAGTTTAGGGAATCAACTTTTCTAAAGTTGTCCTGTATTTATTAAACAATCATGTCTCTTATAGGTAAGATAGAAGCATCCTCGTTTAAGAGTTTCTTTTAGAAATTCTAGTAGATACTTCCAGAGTATTAATTGGACTTTTCATCATACATTTCATACTGTTGTACAAAATCAGTTCAAATGTTCCTTTCTATGTATCAGAGACAAATTAGagtcattttaaacaaataacttgttttatttcCAAGAAGTAGGTCCACAAAATGCCTTTAAACattacaaatgttttcttttgaaaatcaatGAGCCCAGTCAACAATCTGTCTTTTATCCAAATTCCTGCCTAATTTCTTCCGATGCTTTCTTGATTAAGGCCATGTGTTATCATgagagcactttttttttctgtcaacatTCCATTCTAATTCTCTTATTTGCAATTCACAAAGAAAAGGGTCTTATTATCCAATGAAAACATataggaagaattttaaatagaattttataaaCTATTCATTTACAGAAATTCTAAACTAGGAAATATAGAAaacactttttgttgttgtcttttcTTACAtcttagagggctggggatatgcctcagtaagtagagcacttgcctagcatgctcaagaacctgggttcaatcccagcagcACCAGAAAAATAAGACTCACATCTTAGCCTAGAAATTTAACTTTACACATGTTAAATAGCTCATGCTCTTCTAATGTTTCTTATTGATCCATTGATAAACTTACTGATAAATTGCTATGAGAGCCTATACTAATTATGTAGAGAGAAGATGGGTAGACATAAGAAGTATAGAATTTCTCCTGAATTCAATAAAATTAGttgggaagatttttttaaaacaagaacaggcccagcaccgcaaaaataaataaattaattaattaattaattaaaaaaaaaaacaagaacagttTGAGAACAATGATTTTAAGGTACAATCATAGAGATATGGACTAGAACATACAGAGCCATCTGGGAGAGGAAGATGGAGGTTGACAGAAGGTCAAGGATTTGCTTTTCAGGTGAAATGCCCCTTCAGCAAAGGTGCAAATAAGCAGGGTGTGCTTCAGAAGCATTACTTTTTCTAAAAGCTGTTGCTATGCAGGAAAATGTTGCAAACGAATATTGCATATTAGGGCAACACAGGGAGACTTAAGTGCAGGTTTGAATCTAATCCAGATTCCACAGATTTATAAAAACCTTCTTCAAGAAGCAAATCAAAAGCCAAGAACACTTACAGATTTGACAAATCTAAAGTTGCTAAGGGTCCATCAAAAATTAGTGGTAGTGGGGaagggagaatgaaggaactttggattgggcagaggaaAGTGAGGCGAAGGGACAGGATGAGGGGATGGAAAGGAAAGTGAAaggagatggacattattacaatctatacactaccagtgtgactctgcaccatgttcagccagaggaaggagaagtgcTCCAattgtatacaatgtgtcaaaatacattttgctgtcatgtataactaattagaacaattttttttaatgtactagtttaaaaaaaaaagaaaattagtggtagtggagtggggatgtagctaagtggtagagcatttgcctagcatgccaaggccatgggtttaatccccagtaaaatAGTGGTAGTAATAGGTAAAATAGTAATAGGGAAAATAGTGGTAGTAATATTGGGAAAATAACAAGTAAAAGAAACATGTCAAAGAacaacaattatattttaatattcaacttGGTGTCCTATAAGGAAAGTTGAAACAACTGACACAAAGTTCTAGTGTAGTAGAGCATCTGGAAAGGAAAGAGCTTTGAAAGAAGATGGTGACTGTATTGGGTCATCTGGATGGAGATACTCATAGGAGGCATGGGAGGTGTCCTCCCATCCACCATTCTTCTTCCATAGGGGTGGAGGTCCAGTAATGGAATTCCTTGGTCTCATTCCCATCTCCTCACTCCTTCCCATGGGAGGTAAATTGGGGAATTAGGAAACAAAAGCTGGACGTGGAAAACATGGCTCCTTCCCCTTATCATCATCTCTGATGGAAACACCTAGCAATTAGTTCTTTCTGCTCTACCCATCTTTCATAAGTTTCAAAGTGGCCTAATTTTAGACTCAGCACTAATAAGCCCATTTTCCACAACTAACAGTCACATTTTCCATTTCCAGCTTTACTAATACTAAAGATGGCATTTTGGTCTTCATCTGTCCTACTCCTAGGGTCTCCCTGTTCAGATTTCAGGTATGGAGGATAGCACTATTCATCAGTTCCCTAAAACCTAAGTAATGTCCTTCAGGTCATGAAATCACACAGAGATGCTTATTGGAGAACTAGTAACATGCAAGTCAGAACTGAAACTACGTTCCCTAGGAGGGAGTATAAAGAAGTAAGAGCAGACAATGGTGGAGAGATAGATGAATGGCAGAAGAAGAGTCATTAAAGGATACTAATGCATCCCAAGCTAAAAGTCCAGCATAAGCAAAGTCAGGAAATTGGGGGCTctgtggagaaaaaaaacaattaaccTCATACTAGTTAAGAAACAGAAGTAAGAGGATAGagagatggacagacagacagataaaaAACAGATATTTCCATCATAAATGGAGATTTATTATGAGAATTGGCTCATATAATTATGTCATGTACAAGTTGGAGACTGGTCAGTTTAAGTCCAAAGGCAACTATTAATTATAGGagatgagagagaagagagataaTTTCAAGATTTCAGACTTGCATAAGACAGAGTCTGAAAATGTCATTAAAAGaagtagagaagaaaaggaatttgtTGAGAGTGGAAGGGAGTTGATGTTGAGCTTGGTTTtgtcacatatatacacactttACACTTAGTGCCAAAATGTCCTCCATAAAAATAGCAGATTATGTTGTCAACTCCAAACGCCTGAATACATCAATTTGTCTTACATGTCACTTTTTGGGACAGTGCCCCACTTTAACTTTGGCTTCCATACAGATGCTCCTGTAAATCCTTTACATGGTTCAATAAACATGGACTATGAAACAACATTCTATCCCACTGatgccaaaacaaaacaccccaGGATAAATGCAGTTTTGCAGATTGTTTTACAGTCCAGCAGTTGCTATTTCATGTTCAAAATCAGAAGACTGATCCTTTTCATTACAAAATAGCATATGCACATCCATCAGACTTATTTCATTCCTTATATGGAAGGTGAATCAGAACCAAGAAATAAGTTGACCTTCATTTTTCTACTCTAGATCcatttcaattcaattcaatgCAACTCaatttaacagaaatttatttgatgTCTATTACTGCCAGACACCAAGGACCAATGGTGAATAAGACAAAATGCCTACCTTCAAGAAGCTCAAAGTCAAGCAGGTGAGACAACCACATTCATACATAAGGATAATAACAAAAGTTGTATAATGTAAACATTATAaaatgctgttaaaaaaaaaaagagtggaaagCATTACTTCTTCCTTTGGTACtcacagaaataaaattacagaatagAAGTAACATTTGAGAAGGAAAGAACTGATACTTCATGCAGATTTTCTTACTCAATTCACTTTTTTGGATGAGTAAACTAAGCTTCAGGTGAGCTCTTAATCCAGGTCTTCCTAGCTCCAAAGCTCATGCTCTTTCAGATGAGTAATAGTGAGCCCAATGGACAATGGGGAGACATGGTTTGTGCctaaaggaaaagaagcaaacaCAGACCCACACTGCCTACTGCATGAGAGAAGCAATTAATACAATGGTGACCAGTGCAGGGACAATGATGAGAACACTGGCCAAAGGTAAGTTTGGGAAAGTCTTCTGGGACTAGGTTGGGAAGGACCTTCTAACTACTGCAAGTGATCTGAATTAAAATGTAGTATGACAGTGATTTTCAAACTTCACTAGAAAGACACAACCATTCAAGAAGTTCCatgattatttacatatatattggAGGAACTTTGGTAGGATTACTTCAAGAATGAAAGGGGGGggcctcagttggtagagtgcttgcctcacaagcacaaggccctgcgttcaatccccagcaccaaaaaacaacaaaaaaaaaagaataaaaaagggttCCATTTGTAAATATAATGTTTAGGAAAAGACAACAGGAGCAAATGGAAAGTCATCACCgactgaagaataaaaatgaaagcatccCATACGTACTTTTCAAAATGGCGGATGAGTAGAAGACATGATATCTAAAGAAACAACTCTTGAGCTAAAGACTAGTCCTGAAAGATTACAAGATAGAGCCTTTGGGGGTCTAGATAGATGCAGACAATGATAGTAGGATGGATTCAAGAATTAAGGTAAAATAGAATTTCAAGATAAATGTGCTCTGAGGAGTAAATTATGTAAAAGATTCATAAATGaatgggctagggttgtagctcagtggtagagcacttgcctagcatatgtgaggcactgggtttgattctcagcacctcatgtgaataaatgaataaaataaaggtccatcaacatctaaaaaattttaaaaatgaatgagttcAAGCAACTGAGTACTGACACCCCTGAACTAGAGAAAGTGGTAGGAGAAGTAAACTCCAGAGAGAACAATTGGttcaactttttgttgttgttgttgttgttgttgttgttattgttttggttttttttttggttttttttacacATGAAGTTTGAGGTAACTGCAGGGCACACAGAAGGAAATATGACAAAACAGCTAGATCTGTAAATCTGGCACATCGGAAAGTGGTGCTGAAGGTATTTTAGCAGAGACAAATAATATTACCCCATacaccttttttccttcttccttgcaGTTATTAAGTTAGTTTTTGCAGAGGATGTGGCCACTCTTATCCCAGTCTCTCTTGAAGTTACACCTGACTATATGCTATCAATGCAATATGGGCAGAACCATTGTGTACAACTTCTTTAGAACTTCCTTAGAAGGGAAATCTTGACCTTCACTTTCTGGATATTGGAACACTATCTTGATGCTGTTAAAGACCCATCTACCTCTGGTTGCAGCAGCTTAGTCTCACTTTGACCAATGCAGGAGTCATCAACCTACTAGTTTAAACATGAAGATGAATGAGCTCacccagaaaaagaaggaaagagaacttAGGAGAAGGCTGTTGATGgagctagcatgcacaagaccctggactCAATTCTcagcatgaaagaaaaagattgagaaagagagagaaaagaaaagataagataagcaaagaaaaggaaggaaggaaagaaggaagaaagaaagaaagaaaattcaggagagctgggcatggtggcacatacctgtaatcccagtaacctgAGAGGTTGAGACCAAAATATCAGCCTAGGCCttctatcaaaatgaaaaaataaaagagggatgtagctcagtggtaaggtacctttgatttaatccccagtaccaaaaaaaaaaaaaaaaaacgcacaCAATTTAGGGTAGTGTATTAATCAGTTTTAATCAGCTTgacatcactgtgatcaaaatatcctacaagaacaacttagaggagggaaaactTATTtcggctcacagtttcagaagttcagtccaatCGGCTTTGCCAATTGcactttgggcctgaggtgaggttgagcatcatggcagaaggaagcagctccacttaggcagccaggaagcaagagTTAGCGTCACTACAGGGAAGATGAACGTTTCCAGGGCATggcctcagtgacccacctccaccacctTTATCCTACCTGctcacagttaccacccagtcagtccattcaaactaggatggccTGATCAGGTTACAACTCccacaatccagtcatttcacctctgaatattcctgcaccAATACAGAAGCTTTGAGGGGGGACACTGCATAGCCAAACCATGACGGGGAGCAAGATAAAGACAGCAACCTCTAAAAGGAGAATGGAGATCTTTTTATGAGACTAAAAAGAAGCAGCCGCAGGGAGGGTAGGAGATCACGAAAGGTTAGAGGGCCTCAGAAAGGAAGGTCCATTTAGAAACACAAAATGGGGCAGAAGGAAATGAAGATGGAGATTAAAAAGAAACGAATGAACTCTGTGACTTTCACCAGAACAATGTCAGTGAAGCAGAAGGGTGGCCGGacagtttattaaaatttaaagggaaggaaaggagcagATGCAATTGGGAAAAGCTACTGTTTCAAGAAGTAAAAAGAGGAGAGCTGGGAAAAGCATCTTGAGGATCAAGCTTAGGATTTTTGACAGAGGCTTAACAAACCCTAACTATAATGCCAAGTAACAACCTGATGACCCTAAGGAATTAGAAACCAAGTaagagctgggcacggtggcacacacctataatcccagtgactcaggagcttGACATGGTTTGAAACTGgccccagcaacttagagagaccctggtttaaaaaaaaaaagaaaaagaagaagaaagaaagaaagaaagaaatgccgagcatagtggcacacgcctggaatcccagcagctcaggaggctgagacaggaggattgggaattcaaagccagcctcagtaaaagtgaggtgctaagcaactcagtgagaccctatctctaaataaaatacaaaatagggctggggatggggttcagttgttcagtgcccctgagttcaatccctgtaccacaaaataaaaaaataaaaaagaggagggggcgctgctgggaatgcaactcagtggttaagcatctctgggctCAATTTCCCCATACTCAGGAatttgaggggtggggagggtgcaggggggtaggaaggaaggaagaaaagggaaggaagggaaggaaggatggtACCAAATAAGATTTATTTACCATCTGATTGTAGCTGGACACCACTTCCTGCAACAACACCAGATTTAAGGTAGGTCAAGGTAAGGTTGGATCCTAACCATAGAACttcaaatattaagaaaacactccccccccccaaaaaaaaatccccaagatataaaaataacttggaaatccaaatttttatatttttatactattttcagtaaatttttatGTCAATAGATATTTCCAAAGTGATATTTGTGGTGACTCCATTACATATTGACAATACAAAACCCACAAAGGCACAAATGAAGGGACATGAGGGGTAGTTGATTTCCCAGAGGACATGCTATTTCCAGCCACCACATCCCTGCAGTCATAACGCTCCCACCCAACATTCCCACCCAACCTTCCCATCCCCAAGACAGGGCTCCAGGTGTGTGCCCTCCTCTAATTGGTTTCTATTCTCTCACCTCCTTCTTAAGTCATCGTTTTCCAAGATAATTGGTATCCATATAGTCTACTAGGGTCAGTACCTTCTACTGAAAAGGAACTTAAATTGCAACCtaaggaagaaatatattttatgtttaattagCTTTGTCACCGTTTTCAATATCTAGTCCTATTTTCTGAATTCTGTAGTGATATATCAAAGACAAAGACACTTAAGTAAATGATGTTCATCCATTTTTGAACCAcatcttcaaatatttgtttatactaaacgattataatttatttattctactaATTAGGTAACAttgcatttttcaattttttaaccTAATGAAACTTTAAACCCATCTTAAAGATTTTTGCAAAAAGTATTTGATAACTGTTTCACAATTTTGTTAGCATAATGGGATTTCATTAATCACTGTTTATCCCTCTCTATAACAGTATTTCTTATATATATGGCATGATGGTATTAGCATAAACTAGGTGATATAAGAAATTTCCTTCTGACATACATTGCTGTGGTTAGGGTAAAGATGAGTTGAAGGCATTATTCCTCTTATTACACAGTAAATTCCTCTCCTGCAGATGAACTGCTTGTTGATCCAGGTTCCAGGAGTAGCTATGTTTTTTGTAAGGAACCAATGTTGTCATTTTATGGATACTGAAAATCAAATAACAATGGTTTCCTTCATTGACTCCTAGTAAGTTTAGCACCAAATCAATGTCCTTCccctgaaaataaatgaaattttgtggaatatatttttcataactaGACTCACTCCTAAATCCATTTTACTttctaatctttatttttcctttgccttAGTTATCTTaacctatttttatttaaacttttcctTGCTCTATGTTTCTTCATGAGTTTCCTCAATTTTAAGCAGGGAAGAATACAAAAGGATGGATTAACTGATAGATGACTGAAGTACACATCTGATACTGTGAGGATTTCCATTCTAGACATTCATTTGCAAACACTGGTATAGCTCCTATTCATCCTGTTCATGGATGTAGAGAGGGGGCTCTTGTCCTCAAGAACTTTTGGGTAGATAGTCCATAGCATAACTAATAATACATGGTAAGATGTGATTGATGCcataataaaggaataaaaggatTGCAATGAAAATCTTATCTGGCAAAGATCATAGCACCATCCTATGCTAACAACCACGAACCCAATGGAGAAGGCTAAGCCCCACTTCACTTCATGGTTGGGAGCCATTAGGTAACTTAGTATACATTATTATTTACCATTCTGGCTCACTTCAGAGGCAGTGCTGTCCCAAAATAGGGAAAAGATATAtgcaacattttttatattttatatacttttttgtactgtatttttatttatttgaattggtgcattataattatacataatagtggaatttgttgttacataggcATACATGgacacaacataatttggtcaattcaAATACAACTTTTAAAGATATATTCCAGTCTTGTGATTCTGAGATAGtagtcataaagaaaatttttccAAACCTCTTGAAAAGTATTCAAGATACTTTATTTTCAGAACAATTTTGTGTTATCTTAGtaaatatatgtttgtgtgtgtgtgtgtgtgtgtgtgtgtgtgtgtgtataggacagtattctaaatatttacagaaacatAACTTTTTCTTACTATCCAGGGTTTGGAAAGATGATTGCTCTAAAGTCTAAAGAAACTAAGTTCCACTAGATATTAGAGAAAGAATACAAAGGAAAATTGTGATTTAGGAGGCATTTAGCATCAGCTCTAAGGGAgggtatgtggcttagtggtagagcatttgactagcatgttcaaggccctgagtacaatacccagtactgaaggaaaaaaagaaaaaggaaggaaggaaggaaggaaggaaggaaggaaggaaggaaggaaggaaggaaggaaggaaggaagaaattgattTGGCATCATAGACTATATAAAGAGAATTCTCAGTACCTTTCCCATATGCTAATGTGTATTGAAGATAAGGATGGGTAGGATGGATTATGAAATGACTATCATATTTAACACTTTCTAACACAGAATATCTCTTAACATTTCATGGGGCACTAGAGTCTTAGTTTGGAAACCTTGCTTTTGGGGCCTCTTTACACCCCTATTGGGAGTtctcagataaataaaatgtaagaccTTAACAGAGCTTCTTAATTATTtggatgaaaatagaaaagagagttGAGGAAGACGTGTGGATTTAATATGAATTTTGCTCACACAAAATCCATTAGCAAATCTGAGCCGAACATCTGAATAATATTGTCCAAAGATGCCCACCTCCTAATCCCTGGAATAATACCTTGAATGAATACCATGAATTATACCTTACAAGGcaaaagggattttgcagatgtgattaaattgaAGTTTTCTAGAAGGGAGATTATCCTGCATTATCCAGGTAGGAAAATAAGGGTCCTTATGTgagtgaggcaggaaggtcaAAGACGTGGTGACAACCGAGGCTGAGTGATgtgctttgaagatggaggaagagccAGGCACCAAGGTAGGGAAGCAACTCTGGAATttggaaaaagcaaggaaacagattctGTGCTAGAACCTTCAGAGAAACCACAGTTCTGTGGACATCTTGATTTCAGCTCAGTGAAACTAATTTCGAGCTTCAATCTCCAGGCTGTCAGATAacacatttgtgttgttttaagccactgaatttgTTTTTGCAGTCTTTCAATagttaaaggtaaaaaaaaaaaaatttttttttgtactgggaattgaaaccaggagtgctttacactgaactacattcccagcttttttttttttttttttttgagacaggatctccctaaattgcccagtctggcttCGAACTTgaaaacctcctgcctcagcctccagagtttctgggattacaatcaccactgtacctggttgTTAAGAAATAATTCTTATGAACCATTAATCTATCTTTCAGAGGTAAAGGCTATTACTTTCTTCAGTTTGAACAGTATTTTAAGAGATGCAACATGCATCTGTTGATATTGAAAATTTTGAGAGCTGGGGGTATAGcccagtagtacagcacttgcctagtatattcTGGGTTTGATATCCATAAATGCACAATAATAATTTGGAGTGACGGTCACTCACCTCTTACTCAAACATGTCTTCTTCTATTGACATTTTTATACAAAGTACCTactattttaatggaaaaaataattagtctaaattaataataatccaaaataaattattttggattttcagtgGGGTCTATCATCATTCCCAACCTGTGAAACATTCATGCATCTTCCCACAGCTCAAAATAACCAGTCCTTCAGTAAAGCTACAGATGGCTAGGCAAGGGTATTCACTGAGTGGGATAATACACCTAAAAATGATTTGATTGGAAATAGAGTGTTTTGTGGGTGTAGTTCTTCAAAGgagccagaaaaaaaattttgaggacACTAAGCATATTTCCAAGAAACAGCAGGCCTCTCTTTCTCCTCATTCCACCAAATAAGAGTAATCTCATAGTTCACTAATTTCCTTCTGATTGAAGACTGTCTCAAGTCTGGCATCCTTCATCTGAGACACTATGTAAAGACATTACATTGTTTCCCACAAAGTTCTCAAGTCAAATAATTCTTCATGGCAGAAGCTTAGCTTCAGCTCAAATGTAAATTACCTTGttaacattttctcatttgttattaATTACACACATTTACTGACACACAACATGAATACCTTTAAAGCCTCGAtctgaaagtaaaatttttaaaataatctgaggccggggccccgcccctccccgggGCTGACCGCGAGCTCGGCAAACTCTGCTCAGAGCCCAACTGGGGGTGACGGGGTTCCCTCTTCGGTCGGATCCCGGGTCATGGCGGTCCCGGGGACAGCGCTCGGAGCTGGCGCCAGAGgggagccttgctaagttactgagggtctctctcagttgctgagaccgacctggaacttttgatcctactgcctcagcctcccaagtcacagggattacaggcccaAGTTAGATCTACACTTTCTCCATCGGTTCATAAGGATACAGAAGGTTTTGTTTCCTTCTTGGTCGTCACAGAATGTCTTAATGTTCCTGACTCTTTTATGTGTGACCTTAATGGAACAATTGGTGATCTACCAGGTCGGCTTGATCCCCAGCCAATACTTTGGGGTCCTGGGAAACAAAGACTTGGATGGGTTTAAGGCGTTGACATTTCTGGCTATTGTACTCATCGTTCTGAACTCCACACTGAAGAGCTTTGACCAGTTCACCTGCAATCTGCTCTATGGGAGCTGGAGGAAGGACCTCACTGAGCACCTACACCGCCTCTACTTCCAGGCCCTCGTGTACTACACCCTCAACGTGCTGCGGGATGACATCGATAACCCGGACCAGCGCATCAGCCAGGATGTGGAGCGATTCTGCCGGCAGCTCAGCAGCATGGCCAGCAAGCTCATCATCTCCCCCTTCACCCTCGCCTACTACACTTACCAGTGCTTCCAAAGCACAGGGTGGCTTGGGCCTGTGAGCATATTCGGATATTTCATCCTGGGAACCTTGGTGAACAAATCTTTGATGGGGCCCATTGTGGCCAAGCTGGTGCAGCAGGAGAAGCTGGAAGGGGATTTTAGGTTCAAGCACATGCAGATTCGGGTGAATGCTGAGCCTGCTGCTTTCTACAGGGCATGTGGAGCACATGAGAACAGACCGCAGGCTGCAGAGACTCCTTCAGATCCAGAGGGAGCTGATGTCCAAGGAGCTCTGGCTGTACATTGGCATCAACACCTTTGACTATCTGGGCAGCATCCTGAGTTATGTTGTCATCACAATCCCCATTTTCAGTGGGGTCTATGGAGACCTGAGCCCCACAGAGCTGAGCACCCTGGTCAGCAAGAATGCCTTTGTGTGCATGTACCTCATCAACTGCTTCACCCGACTCATCGACCTCTCCACCACGCTCTCAGACATGGCCAGTTACACGCACAGGATTGGGGAGCTTCAGGAGGCCCTGATGGAGATGTCCCTGAAGTTGCAGGACTGTGAGATCCTGGACGATAGTGAGTGGGACTTGGACAAGGCCTCAGGACGGCCAGCACCAGAGCCAGCAGACACAGCTTTTCTGCTTGAG comes from Sciurus carolinensis chromosome 10, mSciCar1.2, whole genome shotgun sequence and encodes:
- the LOC124994117 gene encoding LOW QUALITY PROTEIN: lysosomal cobalamin transporter ABCD4-like (The sequence of the model RefSeq protein was modified relative to this genomic sequence to represent the inferred CDS: inserted 4 bases in 2 codons; deleted 2 bases in 1 codon), which translates into the protein MGAGGRTSLSTYTASTSRPSCTTPSTCCGMTSITRTSASARMWSDSAGSSAAWPASSSSPPSPSPTTLTSASKTGWLGPVSIFGYFILGTLVNKSLMGPIVAKLVQQEKLEGDFRFKHMQIRVNAEPAAFYXGHVEHMRTDRRLQRLLQIQRELMSKELWLYIGINTFDYLGSILSYVVITIPIFSGVYGDLSPTELSTLVSKNAFVCMYLINCFTRLIDLSTTLSDMASYTHRIGELQEALMEMSLKLQDCEILDDSEWDLDKASGRPAPEPADTAFLLERVSISAPSSDIPLVKDLNLKICEGQSLLITGNTGTGKTSLLRVLGGLWASIRGXIYPLKEIYPDSGSADDESIVRFLELAGLSSLVARTEGLDQQVDWNWYDVLSPGEMQRLSFARLFYLQPKYAVLDEATSALTEEVESDLYRIGQQLGMTFISVGHQPSLEKFHSWVLKLCGGGRWELSRVKVE